In one Winogradskyella sp. MH6 genomic region, the following are encoded:
- a CDS encoding YfhO family protein, with amino-acid sequence MSFSFKRILPHILVVIGFVVLSLAYFSPVLQGKKIFQSDIMHYIGMAQQQKDFAQATGEETYWTNSAFGGMPTYQLGAQYPHNYIKKLDLSLRFLPRPADYLFLYFIGFYILLLSLKVDYKLSALGALAFGFSTYLIIILGVGHNAKAHAIAYMPMVLAGIILTFRKKYVIGFLLTVIALGLEIVANHPQMTYYLLFLVIILGIVYLIDAYKKQVLPYFFKSVGLLTVAALLAVGLNATNLMATQEYAKESTRGKSELTINPDGSPKEATSGLEKDYITEYSYGLAETFNLFIPRFMGGGNTEDIGKDSETYKTYVTMGASPIEALELSKNAPMYWGNQPIVEAPAYVGAVILFLFVLGLFLVKGRLKRWLVAGTIFSLLLSYGKTEPFSFITNFFIDYVPLYDKFRAVTSIQVLLELCIPILGIFALVRLFNDFEKEEQKLKALKYTVAITGGLCVVFLLFKSVFFDFTSFRDQGIPEMLVEALIEDRKSLFNTDTIRSLALVLLSAGTIYYFLKKKLSESLVVVVFAVLILFDLVSIDRNYVNNDNFVSALKVDRPYQPNAADKEILKDKGHFRVLDMSTQGQRQPARAAYFHNSLFGYHAAKLGRYNELMEFHIYNNNMNVLNMLNTKYIIAEDQGQIFPYDNPDANGNAWFVSELEELPSANEEIKALDSLDTKHRAVTTMSEFSSHPEVLKFKVDSTASIELKAFKPNYFKYESNNANDGFAVFSEIYYKDGWNAYIDGELKPHIRVNYVLRGMEVPKGKHTIEFKFEPQVVETGSKIALASSAVLGILLLLGIFFQFKKKKEVV; translated from the coding sequence ATGTCATTTTCATTCAAACGAATTTTACCACACATTCTAGTTGTTATAGGGTTTGTTGTATTATCATTAGCCTATTTTAGTCCAGTTTTACAAGGCAAAAAGATTTTTCAGAGCGATATTATGCATTACATTGGTATGGCTCAGCAGCAAAAGGATTTTGCGCAAGCAACTGGTGAAGAAACCTATTGGACCAATAGCGCTTTTGGTGGTATGCCAACCTATCAATTAGGTGCTCAGTATCCTCATAATTACATTAAAAAACTCGATTTATCGTTACGATTTTTACCCAGACCAGCAGATTATTTGTTTCTCTATTTTATAGGGTTTTACATTTTGCTGTTATCGCTTAAAGTAGATTATAAACTTTCTGCACTTGGTGCATTAGCCTTTGGTTTTTCTACCTATCTTATTATCATATTAGGAGTTGGTCATAATGCTAAAGCCCATGCTATTGCTTATATGCCAATGGTTTTAGCAGGAATAATTCTCACCTTTAGAAAAAAATACGTGATAGGATTTTTGCTCACAGTTATTGCTTTAGGTTTAGAGATTGTGGCTAATCATCCTCAGATGACTTATTATTTACTGTTTTTGGTAATCATTTTAGGTATTGTGTATTTAATCGATGCCTACAAAAAACAAGTTCTACCTTATTTTTTTAAATCTGTCGGATTGTTAACTGTAGCAGCTTTATTAGCGGTTGGACTCAATGCTACCAATTTAATGGCGACTCAAGAGTATGCAAAGGAAAGTACGAGAGGAAAGAGTGAATTAACTATAAATCCTGATGGTTCACCAAAAGAAGCCACTTCAGGTTTAGAAAAAGATTACATTACGGAATATAGTTACGGATTGGCAGAAACGTTTAATCTATTCATTCCGCGTTTTATGGGTGGCGGAAATACCGAAGATATTGGTAAAGATTCTGAAACTTATAAAACCTACGTTACTATGGGAGCTTCGCCTATTGAAGCTTTAGAGCTTTCTAAAAATGCACCAATGTATTGGGGAAATCAACCCATTGTAGAAGCACCAGCTTATGTGGGAGCAGTTATTCTGTTTTTGTTTGTTCTTGGTTTGTTTTTGGTAAAAGGACGCTTAAAAAGGTGGCTAGTTGCTGGTACAATATTTTCGCTATTGTTATCCTACGGAAAAACAGAACCTTTTAGTTTTATAACAAACTTCTTTATAGACTATGTGCCGCTTTATGACAAGTTTAGAGCAGTAACATCAATTCAGGTGTTGTTAGAATTGTGTATTCCTATACTTGGAATTTTTGCTCTAGTACGATTATTTAATGATTTTGAAAAAGAAGAACAAAAGCTAAAAGCACTTAAGTACACTGTTGCTATAACTGGAGGTTTATGTGTTGTCTTTTTGCTGTTTAAATCTGTGTTTTTTGATTTTACAAGCTTTAGAGATCAAGGAATTCCTGAAATGCTCGTAGAGGCATTAATTGAAGACAGAAAATCGCTTTTTAATACCGATACCATAAGATCTTTGGCATTAGTACTCTTATCTGCTGGTACTATTTATTACTTTTTAAAGAAGAAATTATCAGAAAGTCTAGTGGTTGTGGTCTTTGCCGTTTTAATACTTTTCGATTTAGTTTCTATAGATAGAAATTACGTTAATAACGATAATTTTGTTTCGGCACTAAAAGTTGATAGACCATACCAACCAAATGCTGCTGATAAAGAAATTTTAAAGGATAAAGGGCATTTCAGAGTACTAGACATGTCAACTCAGGGTCAACGTCAACCAGCGAGAGCAGCCTATTTTCATAATTCTCTATTTGGATATCATGCTGCAAAATTGGGACGATATAATGAGCTGATGGAATTTCATATTTATAACAATAATATGAATGTTCTCAATATGCTGAATACCAAGTATATTATTGCTGAAGATCAAGGACAGATATTCCCTTATGACAACCCAGATGCCAATGGTAATGCATGGTTTGTTAGTGAGTTAGAAGAATTACCAAGTGCCAACGAAGAAATAAAAGCTTTGGATAGTTTGGACACAAAACATAGGGCAGTTACTACAATGTCAGAATTTAGTAGTCATCCGGAAGTTTTAAAATTTAAAGTAGACTCAACAGCTTCAATAGAACTTAAAGCGTTTAAGCCAAATTACTTTAAATACGAATCTAATAATGCAAACGATGGTTTTGCAGTTTTCTCTGAAATCTATTATAAAGATGGATGGAATGCCTATATCGATGGAGAATTAAAACCACATATTAGAGTTAATTATGTGTTACGAGGCATGGAAGTTCCTAAAGGAAAGCATACTATTGAGTTTAAGTTTGAGCCGCAAGTTGTAGAAACAGGAAGCAAAATAGCTTTAGCAAGTTCTGCTGTTTTGGGTATTTTATTGTTGTTGGGTATATTTTTTCAATTTAAGAAGAAAAAGGAAGTTGTTTAG
- a CDS encoding DUF4834 family protein, whose translation MGLLRTILIILLVWYGIKILARLFAPFLMKYVAKKAEERFGQQFGGFQNQSQQRNAQKQREGETVIDKMPERHKSSNEKVGEYIDYEEID comes from the coding sequence ATGGGATTATTAAGAACAATATTAATTATTCTTTTGGTATGGTACGGCATAAAGATTCTCGCAAGACTTTTTGCTCCGTTCCTTATGAAATATGTAGCAAAAAAAGCTGAAGAACGTTTTGGACAACAATTTGGTGGTTTTCAAAATCAATCACAGCAACGCAATGCGCAAAAACAAAGAGAAGGCGAAACCGTTATAGATAAAATGCCTGAGCGTCATAAATCTTCTAACGAAAAAGTTGGCGAGTATATAGACTACGAAGAGATAGACTGA
- a CDS encoding GNAT family N-acetyltransferase: MITVKEVTTKKGLKTFVKFPFSLYKDSKYWVPPIIKQELETFDKDKNPIFKDAEARFFLAYKGNTIVGRIAAIVNWLEVDKQQIKKMRFGWFDFIDDLEVSKALLETVENIGRNHNLEYAEGPVGFSNLDKVGVMTEGFDSIAPMITWYNHPYYIDHYKNHGYVIEKEYSESKFPFRNVNPEAFSKAQELIKRRYKLRALKFTKTEEVMPYADKMFDLFNESYASLSSFVEITDIQKEYFKKKFISFVNPEYIKFVVDENDKLIGFAIVMPRFAEALQKANGKLFPFGFTHILKAKKNSKDVIFYLIGIHPEYQNKGVHAVIFNEYYETFTQKGIETCYRTPELEDNEAIHKIWKHFDPVVYKRRKTLRKDL; this comes from the coding sequence ATGATTACAGTTAAAGAAGTTACAACCAAAAAAGGTCTTAAAACCTTTGTTAAGTTTCCGTTTTCACTTTATAAAGACTCAAAATATTGGGTTCCGCCAATTATAAAGCAAGAATTAGAAACATTTGATAAAGACAAAAATCCAATTTTTAAAGATGCTGAAGCTCGCTTTTTCCTTGCCTATAAAGGAAATACAATCGTTGGAAGAATTGCAGCTATTGTAAATTGGCTGGAAGTAGACAAACAACAGATAAAAAAGATGCGTTTTGGTTGGTTTGACTTTATCGATGATTTAGAAGTCAGTAAAGCATTATTAGAAACTGTTGAAAACATAGGTCGTAATCACAACCTAGAGTATGCTGAAGGACCTGTTGGGTTTTCAAACTTAGATAAAGTTGGAGTAATGACCGAAGGGTTTGATAGTATTGCGCCTATGATAACTTGGTACAATCATCCATACTATATTGATCATTACAAAAATCATGGCTATGTTATAGAAAAGGAATATTCAGAGAGTAAATTCCCTTTTAGAAATGTTAATCCTGAAGCATTTAGCAAAGCCCAAGAATTAATAAAACGAAGATACAAACTAAGAGCCCTAAAGTTCACCAAAACAGAAGAGGTAATGCCTTATGCTGATAAGATGTTTGATTTGTTTAACGAAAGTTATGCATCACTCTCTTCGTTTGTTGAAATTACTGATATTCAAAAAGAATATTTTAAGAAGAAATTTATAAGCTTTGTTAATCCTGAATACATAAAATTTGTTGTTGATGAAAACGACAAACTTATTGGCTTTGCTATTGTTATGCCTAGATTTGCAGAAGCACTTCAAAAAGCAAATGGAAAATTATTTCCGTTTGGATTTACCCACATACTAAAAGCTAAGAAAAACAGTAAGGATGTTATTTTTTACTTAATAGGAATCCATCCTGAATATCAAAACAAAGGTGTACATGCTGTGATATTTAATGAATATTATGAGACTTTTACTCAAAAAGGAATTGAAACCTGTTACAGAACACCAGAATTAGAGGATAATGAAGCTATACATAAAATATGGAAACATTTTGATCCCGTAGTCTATAAACGACGTAAAACATTAAGAAAAGATTTATAA
- a CDS encoding transporter — MRVLKSVFILLIALTYNLANAQYTEVINSNRPGVSKSAFAVGTNVAQAEFGAFTVNEKHTPLQYEVSGFGLDFSLRYGLLFEQLEISLDGVYQNDKITYNNASVPIENKRSNFRNFTLGAKYLVYDPYKNAEEAKPNIYSYHANRKFQWKSLIPAVSVYVGANFDTKNNPYTAPDVEGFSPKVMIATQNNFNGGWVFVMNLIKDRIGSDFSDFQYIFTLTHSFTPQWVVFGEAQGINSDFYADNIFRVGGAYLWTKDFQLDANIAFNTKDTPSVFNIAFGASYRLDFHKDKKIDNGNGNTGKFKKKRKNKKKKKKDDSDSEGN, encoded by the coding sequence ATGAGAGTTCTCAAATCAGTTTTCATTCTCCTTATAGCACTTACCTACAATCTGGCAAATGCCCAGTATACCGAAGTTATTAACTCAAATCGTCCTGGTGTATCTAAAAGTGCATTTGCAGTGGGTACTAATGTTGCTCAAGCAGAATTTGGTGCTTTTACTGTAAATGAAAAGCATACACCACTACAATATGAAGTCTCTGGTTTTGGATTAGACTTTTCCTTGCGATATGGTTTATTATTTGAGCAACTAGAGATCTCATTAGATGGTGTTTATCAAAATGATAAAATAACTTACAATAATGCTTCTGTTCCTATAGAAAATAAACGTTCCAACTTTAGAAACTTCACATTGGGAGCTAAATATTTAGTATACGATCCGTATAAAAATGCTGAAGAAGCTAAGCCAAATATATACAGTTACCACGCTAACAGAAAATTTCAGTGGAAATCTCTAATTCCGGCAGTATCTGTTTATGTTGGTGCAAATTTTGATACTAAAAACAATCCTTACACAGCACCAGATGTTGAAGGCTTTAGTCCAAAAGTTATGATTGCAACCCAAAACAACTTTAATGGAGGTTGGGTGTTTGTTATGAACTTGATAAAAGATAGAATTGGTTCTGATTTTTCAGACTTTCAATACATCTTTACGCTTACACACTCTTTTACTCCGCAGTGGGTTGTATTTGGTGAAGCACAAGGGATTAACAGTGACTTTTATGCCGATAATATTTTTAGAGTTGGTGGTGCTTACTTGTGGACAAAAGATTTTCAACTAGATGCTAATATTGCTTTTAACACAAAAGACACACCTTCTGTTTTTAATATTGCCTTTGGCGCTTCTTACCGCTTAGATTTTCATAAAGACAAAAAGATTGACAACGGTAATGGCAACACAGGTAAGTTTAAGAAAAAGCGAAAAAATAAAAAGAAGAAGAAAAAAGACGATTCTGATTCCGAAGGTAATTAA